One stretch of Saccharomonospora xinjiangensis XJ-54 DNA includes these proteins:
- the recF gene encoding DNA replication/repair protein RecF (All proteins in this family for which functions are known are DNA-binding proteins that assist the filamentation of RecA onto DNA for the initiation of recombination or recombinational repair.), whose product MYLRHLQVTDFRSWEYVDLPLEPGPTVLVGPNGRGKTNLLEAVGYLATLSSHRVATDAPLVRHGRDRALVRAAVVNEGRELTVELEIAPGRANRARVNRGAVGRPRDVLGVLRTVLFSPEDLSLVRGDPSERRRFLDELLVQRAPRYAGVRSEYERVLRQRNALLKSVGRPSARRGRGEDDPYVASTLQVWDSHLATAGAELLAARLNLVADLAPFLAAAYADVAPDSRPASIAYRSSLGDALPEGSGAPEGARVTARELEEVLLRILAESRDAELERGVSLVGPHRDDLDLVLGQAPVKGYASHGESWSFALAVRLASYQLLRDEPGGEPVLLLDDVFAELDTRRRARLADIAAKAEQVLVTAAVEADVPEELDGVRYRVSEGEVTRG is encoded by the coding sequence GTGTATTTGCGGCACCTCCAGGTGACCGATTTCCGGTCGTGGGAGTACGTCGATCTCCCGCTCGAACCGGGTCCGACCGTGCTGGTCGGACCCAACGGGCGAGGGAAGACGAACCTGCTCGAAGCCGTCGGCTACCTCGCCACACTGTCGTCACACCGGGTCGCCACCGATGCTCCGCTGGTCAGGCACGGTCGAGACAGGGCATTGGTGCGCGCGGCCGTGGTGAACGAGGGTCGCGAGCTGACCGTGGAGTTGGAGATCGCACCGGGAAGGGCCAACAGGGCACGCGTCAACCGCGGTGCGGTGGGCAGGCCACGCGATGTCCTCGGCGTTCTTCGCACGGTGTTGTTCTCGCCCGAGGACCTGTCTCTCGTGCGTGGCGACCCGTCCGAGCGGCGGCGTTTCCTCGATGAGCTGCTCGTCCAGCGCGCACCCCGGTACGCGGGGGTGCGGTCGGAGTACGAGCGGGTTCTGCGGCAACGGAACGCGCTGCTGAAGAGCGTCGGCAGACCTTCCGCGCGCAGGGGACGAGGTGAGGACGATCCCTATGTCGCCTCGACGCTTCAGGTGTGGGACAGCCATCTTGCGACGGCGGGTGCCGAACTGCTGGCGGCCCGGCTCAACCTGGTGGCCGATCTCGCGCCTTTCCTGGCAGCGGCGTACGCGGATGTCGCCCCCGACTCGCGGCCCGCGTCGATCGCCTATCGGTCGAGCCTCGGCGACGCTCTGCCCGAAGGGAGTGGCGCTCCGGAAGGCGCGAGGGTCACGGCGCGGGAGCTGGAGGAGGTCCTGCTGCGGATTCTGGCCGAGTCGAGGGACGCCGAGCTGGAGCGGGGCGTGAGCCTGGTGGGTCCTCATCGGGACGACCTCGATCTCGTGTTGGGGCAGGCTCCCGTGAAGGGGTACGCGAGCCACGGGGAGTCGTGGTCGTTCGCGCTGGCTGTGCGGTTGGCTTCGTACCAGTTGCTGCGCGACGAGCCGGGTGGGGAGCCGGTCCTGCTGCTCGACGACGTGTTCGCTGAACTCGACACCCGGCGCAGGGCGCGCTTGGCCGACATCGCCGCGAAGGCCGAGCAGGTGCTGGTGACCGCGGCGGTGGAAGCCGATGTGCCCGAGGAACTGGACGGGGTGCGCTACCGCGTGTCCGAGGGCGAGGTGACTCGTGGTTGA
- the gyrA gene encoding DNA gyrase subunit A — MTETLPPSSHGRIEPVDIQQEMQNSYINYAMSVIVSRALPDVRDGLKPVHRRVLYSMYDSGFRPERGYNKCSRVVGDVMGNYHPHGDSAIYDALVRLAQRWSMRYPLIDGQGNFGSPGNDPAAAMRYTESRLDPLAMEMLRDIEEDTVDFSDNYDGRTREPDVLPSRIPNLLVNGGSGIAVGMATNIPPHNLREVAEGVFWALDNPDADDEELLAALMQRIKGPDFPTSGLILGTQGISDAYRTGRGSVRMRAVVEVEEDTKGRTTLVVTELPYQVNPDNLVENIATLARDGKITGISDIADESNSRSGMRIVITLKRDAVAKVVLNNLYKHTQLQYNFGVNMLALVDGVPRTLRLDQMVRHYVTHQVEVIVRRTRFRLRKAEERAHILRGLVRALDQLDAVIALIRRSPSVDEARSGLVELLDVDEVQATAILDMQLRRLAALERQKIIDELADIERKIADLQDILDRPERQRSIVRDELQEIVDKYGDDRRTQIIPFDGDVSMEDLIAEEDVVVTITRTGYAKRTKTDLYRSQKRGGKGVQGATLKQDDIVEHFFVCSTHNWVLFFTNKGRVYRAKAYDLPEANRNARGQHVANLLAFQPDESIASVIQIPNYEVAPYLILGTKKGLVKKSRLADFDSPRSGGLIGINLREGDELVGAVLASAEDDLLLVSSDGQSIRFNATDEALRPMGRATSGVLGMRFNDGGELLSINVVKEGTFLLVATDGGYSKRTAVEDYPVQGRGGKGVLTIQHDEKRGRLVTALVVDADDELYAITSSGGVIRTPAEQVRKAGRQTKGVRLINLGEGNTLLAVARNADRPSDVPEVDDPEGVEAEGEAVSDTDTEQQ; from the coding sequence GTGACCGAGACTCTCCCGCCGAGCTCCCATGGACGCATCGAGCCGGTGGACATCCAGCAGGAGATGCAGAACTCCTACATCAACTACGCGATGAGCGTGATCGTGTCGCGGGCTCTGCCGGATGTGCGTGACGGCCTCAAGCCGGTGCACCGCCGCGTCCTCTACTCGATGTACGACTCGGGTTTCCGGCCCGAGCGCGGCTACAACAAGTGCTCCCGTGTCGTCGGCGACGTGATGGGCAACTACCACCCGCACGGCGACTCGGCGATCTACGACGCTCTGGTGCGGCTGGCCCAGCGGTGGTCGATGCGGTACCCGCTCATCGATGGTCAGGGCAACTTCGGCTCGCCGGGCAACGACCCCGCCGCGGCGATGCGATACACCGAGTCGCGCCTCGATCCGCTCGCCATGGAGATGTTGCGGGACATCGAGGAAGACACGGTCGATTTCTCGGACAACTACGACGGGCGCACGCGGGAACCGGACGTCCTGCCGAGTCGCATCCCGAACTTGCTGGTCAACGGCGGTTCGGGAATCGCCGTCGGCATGGCGACCAACATTCCGCCGCACAACCTTCGCGAGGTCGCCGAGGGCGTGTTCTGGGCGCTGGACAACCCGGACGCGGACGACGAGGAACTGCTGGCCGCACTGATGCAGCGCATCAAGGGCCCGGACTTTCCGACGAGCGGTCTGATCCTCGGCACCCAGGGCATTTCCGACGCCTACCGCACGGGCAGGGGCTCGGTCCGGATGCGTGCCGTGGTGGAGGTCGAGGAGGACACCAAGGGCCGTACCACGCTGGTGGTCACGGAGCTGCCGTACCAGGTCAACCCGGACAACCTCGTCGAGAACATCGCGACGCTGGCGCGCGACGGCAAGATCACCGGTATCTCGGACATCGCGGACGAGAGCAACAGCCGCAGCGGTATGCGCATCGTGATCACGTTGAAGCGTGACGCGGTGGCGAAGGTCGTGCTGAACAACCTCTACAAGCACACGCAGTTGCAGTACAACTTCGGCGTCAACATGCTGGCGCTCGTCGATGGTGTGCCGAGGACGTTGAGGCTCGACCAGATGGTGCGGCACTACGTGACGCACCAGGTCGAGGTCATCGTGCGCCGGACGCGGTTCCGGTTGCGCAAGGCCGAGGAGCGAGCCCACATCCTGCGTGGTCTGGTCAGGGCGCTCGACCAGCTCGACGCGGTGATCGCGCTGATCCGCCGCTCGCCCAGCGTTGACGAGGCGCGCAGCGGCCTGGTCGAGTTGCTCGACGTTGACGAGGTGCAGGCCACCGCCATCCTGGACATGCAGCTGCGCAGGCTGGCTGCCCTGGAACGGCAGAAGATCATCGACGAGCTGGCCGACATCGAACGGAAGATCGCCGACCTTCAGGACATCCTGGACCGGCCGGAGCGGCAGCGTTCGATCGTGCGTGACGAACTACAGGAGATCGTCGATAAGTACGGTGACGATCGCCGCACGCAGATCATTCCTTTCGACGGCGACGTGTCGATGGAGGACTTGATCGCCGAGGAGGACGTGGTCGTCACGATCACGCGCACCGGCTACGCCAAGCGCACCAAGACCGACCTCTACCGTTCGCAGAAGCGCGGTGGCAAGGGTGTGCAGGGCGCGACGCTCAAGCAGGACGACATCGTGGAGCACTTCTTCGTGTGCTCGACGCACAACTGGGTGCTGTTCTTCACGAACAAGGGCCGCGTGTACAGGGCGAAGGCGTACGACCTTCCCGAGGCCAACCGCAACGCGCGGGGTCAGCATGTGGCCAACCTGCTGGCGTTCCAGCCGGACGAGTCTATCGCGAGCGTGATCCAGATCCCGAACTACGAGGTCGCGCCGTATTTGATCCTCGGCACGAAGAAGGGCCTGGTGAAGAAGTCGAGACTGGCCGACTTCGACTCACCGCGCTCGGGCGGGCTCATCGGGATCAACCTCCGCGAGGGCGACGAACTCGTCGGCGCGGTGCTCGCGTCGGCGGAGGACGACCTTCTCCTCGTCTCCTCCGACGGGCAGTCGATCCGGTTCAACGCCACCGACGAGGCGCTGCGGCCGATGGGCAGGGCCACCTCGGGCGTGCTCGGGATGCGGTTCAACGACGGTGGGGAACTGCTGAGCATCAACGTCGTCAAGGAAGGCACGTTCCTGCTGGTCGCCACCGACGGTGGTTACTCGAAGCGCACCGCCGTCGAGGACTACCCGGTGCAGGGCCGGGGTGGTAAGGGCGTGCTCACGATCCAGCACGACGAAAAGCGTGGCAGGCTGGTGACAGCTCTCGTCGTCGATGCCGACGACGAGCTGTACGCCATCACGTCGAGCGGCGGGGTGATCAGAACCCCTGCGGAACAGGTCCGCAAGGCCGGGAGGCAGACGAAGGGCGTGCGATTGATCAACCTGGGTGAAGGGAACACCCTGCTGGCCGTGGCGCGCAACGCGGACCGGCCGTCGGACGTCCCGGAAGTGGACGACCCGGAGGGCGTCGAAGCCGAGGGCGAGGCCGTGTCCGACACGGACACGGAGCAACAGTAG
- the gnd gene encoding phosphogluconate dehydrogenase (NAD(+)-dependent, decarboxylating), which produces MAQLGLVGLGRMGFNMRERLRSAGHEVVGYDRNPEVSDVSSLAELVSKLATPRVVWVMVPAGEPTRRTVADLAELLGDGDLVIDGGNSRYTDDAGNAELLGRRGVGYLDVGVSGGVWGRDNGYGLMVGGAEADVERAMPFFDALRPEGPREEGFAHAGGVGAGHYAKMVHNGIEYGLMQAYAEGFELLEASDVVRDVPAVIKAWQRGTVVRSWLLELLVRALDEDPELDDLEGYVEDSGEGRWTLEEAVNNAVPAPVLSAALFARFASRQEDSAAMRAVAALREQFGGHATRTKKVSG; this is translated from the coding sequence ATGGCACAGCTTGGACTCGTCGGTCTCGGCCGTATGGGGTTCAACATGCGGGAACGGCTCAGGTCGGCAGGCCACGAGGTCGTCGGCTACGACCGCAATCCCGAGGTCAGCGATGTCTCGTCGCTGGCGGAGCTGGTGTCGAAGCTGGCCACACCGAGGGTGGTCTGGGTCATGGTGCCCGCCGGTGAACCCACCCGCCGGACGGTGGCCGACCTTGCCGAGCTGCTCGGTGACGGCGATCTGGTGATCGACGGTGGCAACTCCCGTTACACCGACGACGCGGGCAACGCCGAACTGCTGGGCCGCAGGGGGGTCGGCTACCTCGACGTCGGTGTCTCCGGCGGCGTGTGGGGCAGGGATAACGGCTACGGCCTCATGGTCGGTGGGGCTGAGGCCGATGTCGAACGTGCGATGCCCTTCTTCGACGCCCTCCGCCCTGAAGGACCCCGCGAGGAGGGGTTCGCCCACGCAGGCGGAGTTGGTGCGGGGCACTACGCGAAGATGGTGCACAACGGCATCGAGTACGGGCTGATGCAGGCCTACGCCGAGGGATTCGAGCTGCTCGAAGCGTCCGACGTCGTGCGGGACGTGCCCGCGGTGATCAAGGCATGGCAGCGTGGCACAGTCGTGCGGTCCTGGCTGCTGGAACTCCTCGTCCGCGCGCTGGACGAGGATCCGGAACTGGACGATCTCGAAGGCTACGTCGAGGACTCGGGGGAAGGCCGCTGGACACTGGAGGAAGCGGTGAACAACGCCGTGCCGGCTCCGGTGCTCTCGGCGGCCCTGTTCGCGCGTTTCGCGTCGCGGCAGGAGGACTCGGCGGCCATGCGCGCGGTCGCCGCACTGCGGGAACAGTTCGGCGGGCACGCCACCAGGACGAAGAAGGTATCCGGCTAG
- the dnaN gene encoding DNA polymerase III subunit beta: MKIRVERDGLADAVAWVARSLPSRPPVPVLGGVLLDAGGDAEALTVSGFDYEVSATVGVPATIADGGRTLVSGRLLADITKALPAQPVDIAVEGARATITCGNARFSLPTMPVEDYPQLPAQPELAGQVTGDAFSQAVAQVAVAAGKDDTLPMLTGMRVEITGSTLTLVATDRFRLAMREFTWQPTDGITDSAVLVPARTLADAAKSLGSAGTTVQIGLAGGDGLLGLSGGGKFTTTRLLDAEFPPYRQLLPSDHSSRAILNVPALAEAIKRVSLVAERGTQVRLEFAENSLRLSAGGDDEGSAEEELPVDYEGDSVTIAFNPTYLADGLGALHTERAELTFTTANRPALIKPADADGNVVPGYLYLLMPVRLPG; this comes from the coding sequence ATGAAGATCCGCGTCGAGCGCGACGGGCTTGCCGACGCCGTCGCATGGGTGGCCCGTAGCCTGCCGTCGAGGCCGCCCGTTCCCGTGCTCGGTGGTGTCCTGCTCGATGCGGGCGGCGATGCCGAAGCACTGACCGTGTCCGGATTCGACTACGAAGTCTCGGCGACGGTGGGGGTGCCCGCGACCATCGCCGATGGGGGGCGCACGCTCGTGTCCGGCCGTCTGCTGGCCGACATCACCAAGGCGTTGCCCGCCCAGCCCGTCGATATCGCGGTCGAGGGCGCTCGGGCCACCATCACGTGCGGAAACGCCCGGTTCAGCCTTCCGACCATGCCGGTGGAGGACTACCCGCAACTTCCCGCTCAACCCGAACTCGCGGGACAGGTCACCGGTGACGCGTTCTCGCAGGCCGTCGCGCAGGTTGCCGTCGCGGCAGGCAAGGACGACACCCTTCCCATGCTCACCGGTATGCGTGTCGAGATCACCGGGAGCACCCTGACGCTCGTCGCCACCGATCGGTTCCGGCTCGCGATGCGCGAGTTCACCTGGCAGCCCACCGACGGCATCACCGACTCGGCGGTCCTCGTGCCGGCGCGGACGCTCGCCGACGCCGCCAAGTCGCTCGGTTCGGCGGGCACGACGGTGCAGATCGGCCTCGCAGGGGGGGACGGCCTGCTCGGGCTCTCCGGTGGCGGCAAGTTCACCACAACGCGCCTGCTCGACGCGGAGTTCCCGCCGTACCGGCAGTTGCTGCCCTCCGACCACTCGTCGCGCGCGATCCTGAACGTTCCCGCGCTGGCCGAAGCGATCAAGCGTGTGTCGCTCGTCGCCGAACGGGGCACCCAGGTCAGGTTGGAGTTCGCGGAAAACTCGCTGCGACTGTCGGCAGGCGGAGACGACGAGGGCAGTGCGGAAGAAGAGCTTCCCGTTGACTACGAGGGCGACTCGGTGACCATCGCCTTCAACCCGACCTACCTCGCCGATGGCCTCGGAGCTTTGCACACCGAAAGGGCCGAGTTGACGTTCACGACGGCGAACCGGCCCGCGCTGATCAAGCCTGCCGATGCGGACGGCAATGTCGTGCCCGGCTATCTCTACCTGCTGATGCCGGTGCGGCTTCCCGGCTGA
- the gyrB gene encoding DNA topoisomerase (ATP-hydrolyzing) subunit B → MAAKNSEYSASSITVLEGLEAVRKRPGMYIGSTGERGLHHLIWEVVDNSVDEAMAGHATRVEVTLLADGGVRVVDDGRGIPVGVHPVYGKPTLEIVLTQLHAGGKFDGESYAVSGGLHGVGVSVVNALSTALDVEVHLDGKIWVQHYEKSVPGELLEKGPTDRTGTSVTFWADPDIFETTTYSAETVARRLQEMAFLNKGLTIVLRDERVSDDEEGQDATGERAHLKERTYCYPGGLEDFVRHINASREAIHPSVVSFEQKGDGLEVEVAMQWNNGFTPSVYTFANTINTHEGGTHEEGFRAALTRVVNAYARDKKLLKEKDANLTGDDVREGLAAIVSIKLAEPQFEGQTKTKLGNSEARSFVQTTCNEWIADWFERNPAEAKIIINKAVSSAQARMAARKARDLVRRKGAMDIGGLPGKLKDCRSRDPEECELYIVEGDSAGGSAKEGRDSRFQAILPIRGKIINVEKARIDRVLKNQEVQSLITALGTGIHDDFDISKLRYHKIVLMADADVDGQHIRTLLLTLLFRFMRPLIEQGYVYLAQPPLYKIKWPRSEPEYAYSDRERDGLLRAGAEAGRKLPKEDGIQRYKGLGEMNAEELWETTMDPANRVLLQVSLDDAATADELFSVLMGEDVEARRSFITRNAKGVRFLDV, encoded by the coding sequence GTGGCAGCGAAAAACAGCGAATACAGTGCGTCCTCCATCACAGTGCTCGAGGGCTTGGAGGCGGTCCGCAAGCGCCCCGGCATGTACATCGGTTCGACCGGTGAACGTGGCCTGCACCACCTCATCTGGGAGGTTGTGGACAACTCGGTCGATGAGGCGATGGCGGGCCACGCCACGCGCGTGGAGGTCACACTGCTCGCCGACGGCGGGGTCCGTGTCGTTGACGACGGGCGAGGCATTCCCGTCGGCGTCCACCCCGTCTACGGCAAACCCACCCTCGAGATCGTGCTGACGCAGTTGCACGCGGGCGGCAAGTTCGACGGCGAGTCGTACGCGGTGTCGGGCGGCCTGCACGGCGTCGGCGTCTCGGTGGTCAACGCGCTGTCCACAGCGCTCGACGTCGAGGTGCACCTCGACGGCAAGATCTGGGTGCAGCACTACGAGAAGTCGGTACCGGGTGAGTTGTTGGAGAAGGGGCCGACCGACCGCACCGGCACCAGCGTCACGTTCTGGGCCGACCCCGACATCTTCGAGACCACGACCTACAGCGCCGAGACGGTGGCGCGCAGGCTTCAGGAGATGGCCTTCCTGAACAAGGGCCTCACCATCGTGTTGCGTGACGAGCGGGTCTCCGACGACGAGGAGGGCCAGGACGCCACGGGCGAGCGCGCGCACCTGAAGGAGCGCACCTACTGCTATCCGGGCGGGCTCGAGGACTTCGTCAGGCACATCAACGCGTCGAGGGAGGCCATCCACCCGAGCGTCGTCTCGTTCGAACAGAAGGGCGACGGCCTGGAGGTCGAGGTGGCGATGCAGTGGAACAACGGCTTCACGCCGTCGGTCTACACCTTCGCCAACACGATCAACACGCATGAGGGCGGTACCCACGAGGAGGGTTTCCGCGCCGCGCTGACCCGTGTGGTGAACGCCTACGCCCGTGACAAGAAACTGCTCAAGGAGAAGGACGCCAACCTCACCGGCGACGACGTGAGGGAGGGCCTCGCGGCGATCGTCTCCATCAAGCTCGCCGAGCCGCAGTTCGAGGGGCAGACGAAGACGAAGCTGGGCAACAGCGAGGCGCGCTCATTCGTACAGACCACCTGCAACGAGTGGATCGCCGACTGGTTCGAGCGCAACCCGGCCGAAGCGAAGATCATCATCAACAAGGCCGTTTCCAGCGCGCAAGCCAGGATGGCCGCCCGCAAGGCGCGTGACCTTGTGCGTCGTAAGGGCGCGATGGACATCGGTGGACTGCCGGGCAAGCTCAAGGACTGCCGCTCGCGTGATCCGGAGGAGTGCGAGCTCTACATCGTCGAAGGTGATTCCGCCGGTGGTTCGGCCAAGGAAGGCCGTGATTCGCGATTCCAGGCGATCCTGCCCATCCGAGGCAAGATCATCAACGTCGAGAAGGCCCGCATCGACAGGGTGCTGAAGAACCAGGAGGTCCAGTCGCTGATCACCGCGCTGGGCACCGGCATCCACGACGACTTCGACATCTCGAAGCTGCGGTACCACAAGATCGTGCTCATGGCCGACGCCGACGTGGATGGTCAGCACATCCGCACGCTGTTGCTGACCCTGCTGTTCCGGTTCATGCGGCCGCTGATCGAGCAGGGGTACGTCTACCTCGCGCAGCCACCGCTCTACAAGATCAAGTGGCCGCGTTCGGAGCCGGAGTACGCCTACAGCGACCGGGAACGCGACGGGTTGCTGCGCGCCGGGGCCGAAGCGGGGCGGAAGCTGCCGAAGGAAGACGGCATCCAGCGGTACAAGGGTCTCGGCGAGATGAACGCCGAGGAGCTGTGGGAAACGACGATGGACCCGGCGAACCGCGTGTTGTTGCAGGTCAGCCTCGACGACGCCGCGACAGCCGACGAGTTGTTCTCCGTCCTGATGGGCGAAGACGTCGAGGCGCGTCGCTCGTTCATCACCCGCAACGCCAAGGGCGTGCGGTTCCTGGACGTCTGA
- a CDS encoding DciA family protein produces the protein MDGSSAGSSPQGRDLARAALRAAKERAAARGTEPGVRKPGPGRTSGGRAVSGLPGQNPLRRRWSGPGSDERDPQPFGRLMSRMSSQFGWNARIANGRVFGQWPALVGAEVAEHAQPVALTDGELTVRASSTAWATQLRLLQRQLLARIAAGVGHGVVTRMRIQGPTAPSWRKGPRHIQGRGPRDTYG, from the coding sequence GTGGATGGATCGTCCGCAGGCAGTTCTCCACAGGGCCGAGACCTGGCGAGGGCGGCTCTGCGTGCCGCGAAGGAGCGCGCAGCGGCACGGGGAACGGAACCCGGTGTTCGCAAACCGGGACCGGGCCGGACGAGTGGAGGGCGCGCCGTCTCAGGGTTGCCAGGTCAGAACCCCCTTCGCCGCCGCTGGTCCGGCCCAGGTTCGGACGAGCGGGACCCGCAGCCGTTCGGCCGCCTGATGTCGAGGATGTCGTCGCAGTTCGGCTGGAACGCCCGGATCGCGAACGGCAGGGTCTTCGGGCAGTGGCCTGCGCTGGTGGGTGCGGAGGTGGCCGAACACGCGCAACCGGTGGCGTTGACCGATGGCGAGCTCACCGTGCGCGCGAGTTCCACCGCATGGGCCACTCAGTTGCGCTTGCTGCAACGGCAGCTACTGGCAAGAATCGCAGCGGGCGTCGGGCACGGCGTCGTCACCAGGATGCGGATTCAGGGGCCGACCGCGCCCAGTTGGCGCAAGGGGCCCCGGCACATTCAGGGAAGAGGTCCGCGCGACACCTACGGCTAG